A window of the Lactuca sativa cultivar Salinas chromosome 5, Lsat_Salinas_v11, whole genome shotgun sequence genome harbors these coding sequences:
- the LOC111899549 gene encoding tropinone reductase homolog At5g06060, producing MTTKAPISVDGIGATRNPRWSLAGVTALVTGGTRGIGYAVVEELAELGAAVHTCSRNEAELNQRLQEWSAKCFNVTGCVCDLSSRPQREQLVEQVSSLFGGKLNILINNVGTNIRKPTTEYTPELYSMLMSTNLESSYHMSQLAHPLLKASGAGSIVFISSVAGLVHVGVGSVYSAIKAAMNQLTKNLACEWAKDNIRSNCVAPWFTKTSLIEEVLDNKEFLDSVASRTPLKRLGEANEVSSLVAFLCLPAASYITGQTIAVDGGFTVNGFM from the exons ATGACGACGAAGGCTCCAATAAGTGTCGATGGTATTGGTGCAACTAGAAATCCCAGATGGTCTCTAGCCGGAGTAACTGCTCTCGTCACCGGTGGTACACGTGGAATCGGCTACGCGGTAGTCGAGGAACTGGCGGAGTTAGGGGCGGCGGTGCACACCTGCTCTCGCAACGAAGCTGAACTTAACCAACGGTTACAAGAATGGTCAGCCAAGTGCTTCAACGTCACAGGATGCGTCTGCGACTTATCTTCTCGTCCTCAACGAGAACAGCTTGTCGAACAAGTCTCGTCGCTTTTCGGTGGCAAGCTCAACATCTTA ATAAACAATGTGGGGACAAACATTAGAAAACCTACTACAGAGTATACTCCAGAACTGTATTCAATGCTCATGTCTACTAATTTGGAGTCTTCTTACCATATGAGTCAACTTGCACATCCTCTTTTAAAAGCTTCTGGAGCTGGAAGCATTGTGTTTATTTCCTCTGTTGCAGGTCTGGTTCATGTTGGTGTTGGGTCTGTTTACAGTGCCATTAAAG CTGCTATGAATCAACTTACAAAGAATTTAGCATGTGAATGGGCGAAAGACAACATTCGGAGTAATTGTGTAGCACCATGGTTCACTAAGACCTCTCTTATTGAAGAG GTACTTGATAACAAGGAGTTTTTGGATAGTGTGGCATCTAGAACTCCTTTGAAACGCCTTGGAGAAGCAAATGAGGTTTCATCTCTTGTGGCCTTCCTTTGTTTGCCTGCTGCTTCTTACATTACTGGTCAAACAATTGCTGTTGATGGAGGATTTACAGTCAACGGTTTCATGTGA